The following is a genomic window from Candidatus Zixiibacteriota bacterium.
GCCACCGGACTGGAGCGGGCGGAAAAGAGTATCGATGATGCCATCGGAGCCGGCTATCTCTCTTTAGATTATCGCGCGCCGATTGAGCGGTTTCTCTGCCTGGTGAAGCCGTCGGTGGCTGTGTTCATCGAGACCGAAATCTGGCCCAATCATATCTGCCTGCTCGGAGAAAGAAAAATTCCGGTTATCTTAGCCAACGGACGTCTTTCGGAAAAAGCCCATAAACGGTACCTGAAGGTGAAATCAGGAATGCGCCAGGTTTTCTCTCATTATGCCGAGATGGATTTGCAGACGGAAAGTGATGCCGCCCGTTTTGTTGAAATCGGCGCCGACCCGAATAAAATCGAAGTTTTGGGGAGTCTCAAATTTGATGCGCCGGCCAGAAACTTGTCTGAAGCCGAAAAGATAGCCTTGCGGGAAAATCTTCCATTCTCCGCAGGAGCGAAGATTTTTATAGCCGGCTCGACCAGAAACGGCGAGAATGAAGTAATTCTTGACGTATATCAAAGCCTGCAGAGAGAATTCCCCGAACTGAAGTTGCTCCTGGTGCCAAGGCATCTGGATAAAATTCCGCAGATAGTCATGACGGTTGAGAATCGGGGATTGAAATATCTGCTGCATTCAAGATTGACGCCGTCGGGCGATGTCGACCTGGTTGTTGTCGATAAGATGGGCATTCTCAACGACCTCTACCATATTTCCGATATTGCCTTTGTCGGCGGCACATTGAGCGATATCGGCGGACATAATATTCTGGAACCGGTCTGGGCGGGAATCCCGGTGCTCTATGGTCCCTCTATATTCAACGTCGGCGACAGTTCCCGCTATATCCTGGAGAGCGGTTTCGGCGAAATGATAAAGGATGGAGAAGAACTGAGAGCAAGTCTTCGCGCCTTTCTTGCGGGAGAAAGAAGTTACCGTCGCCGCAGCGAACTGACGCGGGAGTCCTCCCGCGCTTATCGCACAGCGTTGAAGATTGTGAAATATCTGAAATGATGGAAAAACTCTGGCGGGAAATTCTTGGCAACCGTCGCAACCCCCTGTTTTCGCCCCTTCTATTTATTCTATGGGCGGTATCCCTTGTATATCGTCTCGGGCTCTATCTCAATTCGTTGATGACTTCAACAGCGCTGAAACTGGAAGTGCCGGTTATATCGGTCGGAAACCTGACTCTCGGCGGCACCGGCAAAACGCCGATGGTAATCGAGATTGCCTTATATTTTATCAAGAAGGGCAAGTCAGTCGGAATCGCGTCGAGCGGTTATGGTAGAAGAGCGAAAGGCCAAATAGCAGGAACTGGTCGGGAGATTGCAGCGCACGGGCCGGAGATGGTGGGGGATGAAATTCTGATGATGGCGGAGAGACTGCCGGAAGTCTTATTTGTCGTCGCCGAAACCAAGACGGAAGCGGCGCGGTTTCTTGTTGCGAAATATCAGCTGGACTTGATTTTGATTGATGACGGCTTTCAGCATCGGCGCTTGGCGCGAGATATTGACCTGCTTCTGATTGACGCCACCGGTGACATTCGCAAGGAGCCGTTGTTTCCTCTGGGACGTCGCCGCGAGCCGTTATCCGCCATAAAGAGAGCCGACCTCGTTATATTGACGCGCGCTGAGGCAAAGACGGCAGAGCGATTTGAATGGGTAAAGGAGAAATATGGCAAAGAAACGGTACCGGTCTCTTTTGCGTGGATGGCGGTCAAGTCCGACAGAGAGTCATTCCCGCTTGAGACCCTGGCCGAAAAGCCGGTCTATATCTTTGCCGGAGTCGGGAATTTTGATGCTCTGAGAGTCGAGGCGATGGCTCGCTTCAAGAATATCCGGCAATTCCGCCGTTTTCCGGACCATTGCCGTTACGACCGGAGGGAGCAGATAGCTATCAGAAAGGATATCGAACAATTCCAGCCGGAATTCGTTATTACTACTCACAAAGATTATGTCAAGCTGCGAGGTTTTGATTTTGGCATACCGATTTATTATCTTGAAATGGATATCAGATATCCTGTCGAACAGGAAGCTCTGTATGAGTTTCTTAGCGAGACGCTACTAAAGAAATATGGAAAGAAGATATGATTTCATAGTTATCGGTTCCGGTATCGCCGGGCTGTTTTTCGCTCAGAAGGTCGCCGACCTGATGCCGAAAGCGCGGGTGGCGGTCATTACCAAGAAGAGCGAATCAGATTCCAATACCAACTATGCCCAGGGGGGGATAGCCACGGTGATGTCGCCGACCGACAGCTTTGATGCCCATATTGCCGATACTCTTACCGCCGGCGCCGGTCTGTGTCACACGAAAGTGGTCGAGACTATTGTCCGAAACGGACCGGAAGCGGTCAGGAAACTGATTGATATCGGGGTCAAGTTTACCAAGGTGAAAGGAAGTTACGACCTGGGAAGGGAAGGGGGGCATTCGACCAACCGGGTAATTCATGCCGCCGACCTTACCGGCCGCGAGATTGAGCGGGCGCTTCTGACCGCCTGCCGCAGGAAAAAGAATGTCGATATTTTCCGCGACACTATCGGGCTCGATTTAATCACTTATGAGCATCAGGGGCACCGCCGCTGCGGAGGCGTTTACACTTTTTCCCAGCATAAACGGGATTTCAGCAGTTTTTATGCCTCGGTTACCATGCTTGCCACCGGTGGTCTGGGGCAGGCATATTTCAATACCACCAATCCGGCGATTGCAACCGGTGACGGGGTCGCTATGGCGTTTCGGGCCGGCGCCCGGGTTGCCAATCTCGAGTTCGTGCAGTTTCACCCCACCACCCTCTATTCTCCCGGACGAAAACCGTTTCTGATTTCCGAAGCGGTGCGGGGCGAGGGGGCGATTCTGATTAATGCGGCCGGAAAAAAGTTCATGAGAAAGTATCATCCCCTTAAGGAGCTGGCGCCCCGGGATATTGTCGCCCGCGCCATCGACAGCGAGATGAAAGAAAGCGGCGAAGAATTTGTTTATCTCGATATCAGCCATCGCCCGGCGGCTTTAATCAAGAAGCGGTTTCCGAATATCTATAAGGAATGTCTGCGGCGGGGGCTCGATATCACCAAAGAGCCGATACCGGTGGTGCCATCAGCGCACTACGCCTGCGGCGGAGTCCTTGCCGATATCTATGGCAGAACCGATATTGAAGGGATGTATGTCTGCGGCGAAGCGGCCTGCACCGGGATGCATGGCGCCAACCGTCTCGCCTCCAATTCGCTTCTGGAAGCGGTGGTGATGGCGGACTTTGCCGCCGATGATGCTGTCGCCTTTATCGCCGAAAACCGTTTCCCCGAGGTGCCCCCCGCCGAGCAATGGCTGCATTCGTCGATTGTTCGTCAGAAGGAAAAAATTTATATCTCGCACGACCGGCTTTCGCTAAAACGGCTGATGTCCGATTTCCTGGGGATTGTCCGCTCGGAAGAACGACTCCGTCTGGCGCAGGAGAGAATTCGGATGATTCTGAGAGCGATAAATAACTACTATCTGAGTCAGCCAGCGTCATATAATATTGTCGAACTGCGCAACCTGGCGCTGGTTTCCGACCTGATTGTCCGATGCGCCTCGCGCCGCAAAGAGTCGCGCGGGCTGCATTATATAATCGATTATCCGGAAACTGATGACCTCCATTACCGGCGTGATACCGTCATTGCTCCGCCGGGATTCAAGCGGTTTATCCCTAATCGGAAAGGAAGAGCATAGATTATGGCTGCTGCCGATGAAATGATTCTTATCCTTGATTTTGGCTCCCAGTACACTCAGCTGATTGCGCGGCGGGTGCGTGAAGAGAATATCTACTGCGAGATTGTGCCGTTTAATGCCGACCTGGCGCCATATTCTTCGCGCAACGTGAGAGGGTATATACTCTCCGGCGGACCGGCCTCGGTTAAAGAGTCCGGCTCGCCCCGCTTGGATAAGTCTTTCTTCAAAATCGATAAACCGGTGCTG
Proteins encoded in this region:
- the nadB gene encoding L-aspartate oxidase; translation: MERRYDFIVIGSGIAGLFFAQKVADLMPKARVAVITKKSESDSNTNYAQGGIATVMSPTDSFDAHIADTLTAGAGLCHTKVVETIVRNGPEAVRKLIDIGVKFTKVKGSYDLGREGGHSTNRVIHAADLTGREIERALLTACRRKKNVDIFRDTIGLDLITYEHQGHRRCGGVYTFSQHKRDFSSFYASVTMLATGGLGQAYFNTTNPAIATGDGVAMAFRAGARVANLEFVQFHPTTLYSPGRKPFLISEAVRGEGAILINAAGKKFMRKYHPLKELAPRDIVARAIDSEMKESGEEFVYLDISHRPAALIKKRFPNIYKECLRRGLDITKEPIPVVPSAHYACGGVLADIYGRTDIEGMYVCGEAACTGMHGANRLASNSLLEAVVMADFAADDAVAFIAENRFPEVPPAEQWLHSSIVRQKEKIYISHDRLSLKRLMSDFLGIVRSEERLRLAQERIRMILRAINNYYLSQPASYNIVELRNLALVSDLIVRCASRRKESRGLHYIIDYPETDDLHYRRDTVIAPPGFKRFIPNRKGRA
- the lpxK gene encoding tetraacyldisaccharide 4'-kinase, which translates into the protein MMEKLWREILGNRRNPLFSPLLFILWAVSLVYRLGLYLNSLMTSTALKLEVPVISVGNLTLGGTGKTPMVIEIALYFIKKGKSVGIASSGYGRRAKGQIAGTGREIAAHGPEMVGDEILMMAERLPEVLFVVAETKTEAARFLVAKYQLDLILIDDGFQHRRLARDIDLLLIDATGDIRKEPLFPLGRRREPLSAIKRADLVILTRAEAKTAERFEWVKEKYGKETVPVSFAWMAVKSDRESFPLETLAEKPVYIFAGVGNFDALRVEAMARFKNIRQFRRFPDHCRYDRREQIAIRKDIEQFQPEFVITTHKDYVKLRGFDFGIPIYYLEMDIRYPVEQEALYEFLSETLLKKYGKKI
- a CDS encoding glycosyltransferase N-terminal domain-containing protein, which codes for MLALYKSFTFLVYYITLPYTALAALLGSRKWRNRLGFHRVTRVNKTAPVVWLHASSMGEVNVLATVAAQIKNLAPQCDIYVTVMTATGLERAEKSIDDAIGAGYLSLDYRAPIERFLCLVKPSVAVFIETEIWPNHICLLGERKIPVILANGRLSEKAHKRYLKVKSGMRQVFSHYAEMDLQTESDAARFVEIGADPNKIEVLGSLKFDAPARNLSEAEKIALRENLPFSAGAKIFIAGSTRNGENEVILDVYQSLQREFPELKLLLVPRHLDKIPQIVMTVENRGLKYLLHSRLTPSGDVDLVVVDKMGILNDLYHISDIAFVGGTLSDIGGHNILEPVWAGIPVLYGPSIFNVGDSSRYILESGFGEMIKDGEELRASLRAFLAGERSYRRRSELTRESSRAYRTALKIVKYLK